One Sphingomonas limnosediminicola DNA segment encodes these proteins:
- a CDS encoding glycine--tRNA ligase subunit alpha has protein sequence MILTLHRYWGAQGCVLLQPYDMEMGAGTFHPATVLRSLGPDPWRAAYVQPCRRPTDGRYGENPNRLGSYYQYQVVLKPSPDNLQELYLGSLAEIGIDPLKHDIRFVEDDWESPTLGAWGLGWEVWCDGMEVTQFTYFQQVGGFECRPVTGELTYGLERLAMYIQGVDNVFDLKFNDAGVSYGDVFRENEFEMSTYNFEVADTDSLFDLFRKVAVECERCLEAKLPIPAYEQAIKASHVFNTLQARGVISVAERQAYIGRVRDLAKAACGAWLERAA, from the coding sequence CTGATCCTCACGCTCCACCGCTATTGGGGCGCGCAGGGCTGCGTCCTCCTGCAGCCCTACGACATGGAAATGGGGGCGGGGACTTTCCATCCGGCCACCGTACTGCGTTCGCTCGGGCCTGATCCGTGGCGCGCCGCCTACGTGCAGCCGTGCCGCCGCCCGACCGACGGGCGCTACGGCGAAAATCCCAACCGGCTTGGCTCTTATTACCAGTACCAGGTCGTGCTGAAGCCGAGCCCGGACAATCTGCAGGAGCTCTATCTCGGCAGCCTGGCCGAGATCGGAATTGACCCGCTGAAGCATGACATCCGCTTCGTCGAGGACGACTGGGAAAGTCCAACTCTGGGCGCCTGGGGCCTCGGCTGGGAAGTCTGGTGCGACGGGATGGAGGTGACGCAGTTCACTTACTTCCAGCAGGTCGGCGGGTTCGAATGCCGGCCGGTGACGGGAGAGCTGACATACGGGCTCGAACGGCTGGCCATGTACATTCAGGGCGTGGACAACGTCTTCGACCTCAAATTCAACGACGCAGGGGTCAGCTACGGCGACGTGTTCCGCGAAAACGAGTTCGAAATGTCGACCTACAATTTCGAGGTCGCTGACACGGACTCCCTGTTCGACCTGTTTCGAAAGGTGGCCGTCGAGTGCGAGCGTTGCCTAGAGGCCAAGCTGCCAATCCCGGCCTATGAGCAGGCAATCAAGGCCAGCCACGTCTTCAATACGCTGCAGGCGAGGGGGGTCATCTCCGTCGCCGAACGGCAGGCCTACATCGGCCGGGTCCGCGATCTCGCGAAGGCGGCGTGCGGCGCCTGGCTGGAGCGGGCCGCCTGA
- the glyS gene encoding glycine--tRNA ligase subunit beta — MADFLLELLSEEIPARMQAKARNDLARLFAEHVEAAGLSVGPIDTHSTPRRLVLLARDVADATEASREELKGPRTSAPPQALEGFLRKTGLLREQLIERDGVYFALVEKPGQSSAVILADTVTRIINDFPWPKSMRWGDGQLRWVRPLQGIVAILGESILPGFMGDVVAGATTVGHRFHHPGPITVGGANDYVEKLRACHVIVDQNEREQIIRTEAQKAATDAGLTLLEDEGLVVENAGLTEWPVPLLGRFDPEFLDVPREVIVLTMRTNQKYFACTGADGLLAPAFVCVANIAANDGGAAIAEGNTRVLAARLSDARFFWEQDLKVPLEEQAKKLDGIVFHERLGTVAAKVDRIAKIARWLAEQGFVNADPQQAERAARLAKADLVTGMVGEFPELQGIIGGHLARAQGEPDDVANAIRDHYAAPGAPVSAAVALADKLDTIAAFFAIDQRPTGSKDPFGLRRAAISSIDIIVSNGLRLNLTGAVRGTLANLAGQLGGDGNVHRLDRTAPEVIAFFADRLKVQQRDAGVRHDLIDAVFSLGGEDDLVRLLARVNTLQQFVETPEGADLLTAYKRSANILKKEDWTGPQVLSSREEQGIPQTGEEDPLVLVEEPGMREAIAEMALGTAGADLPQERALIAALDDAEPKASSAIESEDFTAAMAALASLRKPIDDFFDHVTVNDPDSAKRERRLNLLMRFRDAVNGVADFSKIEG; from the coding sequence ATGGCTGATTTCCTGCTCGAACTGTTGTCGGAAGAAATCCCGGCGCGGATGCAGGCGAAGGCGCGCAACGACCTCGCGCGGCTATTCGCGGAGCATGTCGAAGCGGCTGGCCTATCTGTCGGTCCGATCGACACGCATTCGACGCCGCGGCGGCTGGTTCTGCTTGCCCGCGATGTCGCGGATGCGACCGAGGCGAGCCGCGAGGAACTGAAGGGTCCGCGCACCTCGGCGCCGCCGCAGGCGCTTGAGGGCTTCCTGCGCAAGACGGGGTTACTGCGAGAGCAGTTGATAGAGCGAGACGGTGTGTATTTCGCCTTGGTCGAAAAGCCAGGCCAGTCTTCCGCTGTAATACTCGCGGACACGGTCACTCGCATCATCAATGACTTTCCGTGGCCCAAGTCGATGAGGTGGGGCGACGGCCAATTGCGATGGGTGCGGCCCCTTCAAGGCATTGTTGCGATACTCGGCGAGTCCATCTTGCCCGGTTTCATGGGCGACGTTGTCGCTGGTGCTACGACCGTCGGCCACAGATTCCATCATCCCGGACCAATCACCGTCGGCGGCGCGAACGATTATGTCGAGAAGCTGCGCGCCTGCCACGTCATCGTCGACCAGAACGAGCGCGAGCAGATCATCCGCACCGAAGCGCAGAAGGCGGCGACCGACGCCGGCCTGACGCTGCTGGAGGACGAGGGCTTGGTGGTCGAGAACGCGGGCCTTACCGAGTGGCCGGTGCCGCTGCTCGGCCGTTTCGATCCTGAATTCCTCGATGTGCCGCGCGAAGTGATCGTGCTCACGATGCGCACGAACCAGAAGTATTTCGCCTGCACGGGAGCGGACGGGCTGCTGGCGCCGGCGTTCGTCTGCGTCGCGAACATCGCTGCCAACGACGGCGGCGCGGCAATCGCGGAGGGGAATACACGGGTCCTCGCAGCGCGCCTGTCGGACGCCCGCTTCTTCTGGGAACAGGACCTCAAGGTCCCGCTGGAAGAGCAGGCGAAGAAGCTCGACGGCATCGTCTTTCACGAGAGGCTGGGCACGGTCGCTGCAAAGGTCGACCGGATAGCGAAGATCGCACGCTGGCTGGCGGAGCAGGGATTCGTCAATGCCGATCCTCAGCAGGCCGAACGAGCAGCTCGCCTCGCAAAAGCGGATCTCGTGACCGGCATGGTCGGCGAGTTTCCGGAGCTCCAAGGCATCATCGGCGGCCATCTCGCGCGTGCGCAAGGCGAACCGGACGATGTCGCCAACGCGATCCGCGACCATTATGCCGCGCCCGGCGCCCCCGTCTCCGCGGCTGTCGCGCTGGCGGACAAGCTCGACACGATCGCCGCGTTCTTCGCGATCGACCAAAGGCCGACGGGTTCGAAAGATCCGTTTGGACTTCGCCGGGCGGCAATCTCGTCGATCGATATCATCGTCAGCAACGGCCTGAGACTCAACCTGACTGGCGCCGTGCGCGGGACGCTGGCCAATCTCGCTGGACAGCTTGGCGGCGACGGCAATGTTCACCGGCTCGATCGGACGGCGCCTGAGGTCATCGCTTTCTTCGCCGACCGCCTGAAAGTGCAGCAGCGCGACGCGGGCGTGCGGCACGATTTGATCGATGCGGTGTTCTCGCTTGGGGGCGAAGACGATCTGGTGAGGCTTCTGGCGCGCGTGAACACATTGCAGCAATTCGTGGAAACGCCCGAGGGCGCTGACCTTCTGACCGCCTACAAGCGTTCGGCCAACATCCTGAAGAAGGAAGACTGGACCGGGCCGCAGGTTCTGAGCTCGCGCGAGGAGCAGGGGATCCCGCAGACGGGCGAGGAAGACCCGCTCGTCCTCGTCGAGGAGCCCGGAATGCGTGAGGCTATTGCCGAGATGGCTTTGGGAACGGCCGGCGCGGACCTGCCGCAGGAGCGGGCCCTGATCGCCGCCCTCGACGACGCCGAACCCAAAGCCTCGTCAGCAATCGAAAGCGAAGACTTCACGGCAGCGATGGCGGCGCTGGCCTCGCTCAGGAAGCCGATCGACGACTTCTTCGATCATGTCACGGTCAACGATCCGGACTCCGCCAAGCGGGAGCGGCGCCTAAACCTGCTAATGCGGTTCCGGGACGCCGTGAACGGCGTCGCCGACTTCTCGAAAATCGAAGGCTAG
- a CDS encoding type II secretion system F family protein — translation MQAAPASGPTVLGFDVIYIATMLSAVATFAVMLAIYAATTVKDPMARRVKALNERREQLKAGIVASTNKRKSLTNRNQAADRVRGILTQFKMLQDDQLKKTQQKLMQAGIRTKDLAFFIIFARFVLPVVLGVAIVVALYGMGMFPEWGWLRRYMTVAGVLVGSYKAPDIWLKNKVTKRSHAIRKGLPDALDLLVICAEAGLTVDAAFGRVSRELGKAYPELGDEFGLTAIELGFLSERRQAFENLANRVDLEAVRGVVTTMIQTEKYGTPLASALRVLSAEFRNERMMRAEEKAARLPAIMTVPLILFILPTLFIVILGPAACSINDSFLHG, via the coding sequence ATGCAGGCTGCACCCGCCTCCGGACCGACCGTTCTCGGTTTCGACGTCATCTACATCGCGACGATGCTCAGTGCCGTCGCAACCTTCGCCGTGATGCTCGCAATCTATGCGGCGACGACGGTGAAGGATCCCATGGCCCGCCGCGTCAAGGCGCTCAACGAGCGTCGCGAGCAGCTCAAGGCCGGCATCGTTGCGTCGACCAACAAGCGCAAGAGCCTTACGAACCGCAACCAGGCCGCTGACCGCGTCCGCGGCATCCTGACGCAGTTCAAGATGCTTCAGGACGACCAGCTGAAGAAGACTCAGCAGAAGCTGATGCAGGCCGGTATCCGTACCAAGGATCTCGCCTTCTTCATTATCTTCGCCCGGTTCGTTCTCCCGGTCGTCCTCGGCGTCGCAATCGTGGTTGCCTTGTACGGCATGGGCATGTTCCCCGAGTGGGGCTGGCTGCGCCGTTACATGACGGTCGCTGGCGTGCTGGTCGGCAGCTACAAAGCCCCGGACATCTGGCTGAAGAACAAGGTCACGAAGCGCAGCCACGCGATCCGCAAGGGTCTGCCCGACGCGCTCGACCTTCTCGTCATCTGCGCTGAAGCCGGTCTAACCGTCGACGCCGCCTTCGGCCGCGTGTCGAGGGAACTCGGCAAGGCCTATCCGGAGCTCGGCGACGAGTTTGGCCTGACCGCCATCGAGCTAGGCTTCCTGTCGGAACGTCGCCAGGCGTTCGAGAATCTCGCCAACCGCGTCGATCTCGAAGCCGTCCGCGGCGTCGTCACGACCATGATCCAGACCGAGAAATACGGTACGCCGCTCGCTTCGGCCCTGCGCGTGCTCTCGGCCGAGTTCCGCAACGAGCGCATGATGCGCGCGGAAGAGAAGGCTGCGCGTCTGCCGGCGATCATGACCGTACCGCTCATCCTGTTCATTCTGCCGACCCTGTTCATCGTCATTCTGGGTCCGGCAGCCTGTTCCATCAACGACAGCTTCCTGCACGGCTAA
- a CDS encoding type II secretion system F family protein, producing the protein MLWLIILIGLVGAVGLGYMAMSGPSPSKSVKRRVELIRERHGDVIAGNAQAQIRKLFAQRSSKLEGYASTLIPKPALLRKRLEMTGKEITLGKYALICIGIVAAITIGLTFKGAPFILSLLLGLFFGIGGPHFVIGKMINRRVNKFNSNFPDAIELMVRGLRSGLPITETLGIVASEIQGPVGLEFRLVSDKMKIGRTMEAALQDTADRLGTPEFQFFVITLAIQRETGGNLAETLSNLSDVLRKRAQMKLKIRAMSSESKASAYIVGSLPFVVFTMVWMINPHYMGGFFSDQRLMVAGLGGMVWMGIGAFIMAKMCNFEI; encoded by the coding sequence ATGCTCTGGTTGATCATCCTCATCGGTCTCGTCGGCGCCGTCGGCCTCGGCTACATGGCCATGAGCGGCCCCTCTCCGAGCAAATCGGTGAAGCGTCGCGTCGAACTGATCCGCGAGCGGCACGGTGATGTGATCGCCGGCAATGCCCAGGCGCAGATCCGCAAGCTCTTTGCGCAGCGCTCGAGCAAGCTTGAAGGCTATGCCTCGACGCTGATCCCCAAGCCTGCCCTGCTGCGCAAGCGGCTGGAGATGACGGGCAAGGAGATCACGCTCGGCAAATATGCGCTGATCTGCATCGGCATCGTTGCGGCGATCACGATCGGACTGACCTTCAAGGGTGCGCCTTTCATCCTGTCGCTCCTGCTCGGCCTATTCTTTGGCATCGGCGGACCGCACTTCGTCATCGGCAAGATGATCAATCGCCGGGTAAATAAGTTCAATTCGAACTTCCCGGACGCGATCGAGCTGATGGTGCGCGGCCTGCGGTCGGGTCTGCCGATCACGGAAACGCTTGGCATCGTTGCCTCGGAAATCCAGGGCCCGGTGGGACTGGAGTTTCGCTTGGTGTCCGACAAGATGAAGATCGGCCGCACGATGGAGGCCGCGCTTCAGGATACGGCTGACCGTCTCGGCACCCCGGAATTCCAGTTCTTTGTCATCACCCTCGCTATCCAGCGGGAGACTGGCGGTAACTTGGCAGAGACCCTGTCGAACCTGTCCGACGTGCTCCGCAAGCGCGCCCAGATGAAGCTCAAGATCCGCGCGATGAGCTCGGAATCAAAGGCTTCGGCATACATCGTCGGTTCGCTTCCGTTCGTGGTGTTCACAATGGTCTGGATGATTAACCCTCATTACATGGGCGGCTTTTTCTCCGATCAGCGTCTGATGGTCGCCGGGCTCGGCGGGATGGTCTGGATGGGCATCGGTGCCTTCATCATGGCCAAGATGTGCAACTTTGAGATCTAA
- a CDS encoding pilus assembly protein CpaE, with amino-acid sequence MNAPFQARAGLRDPFTAFVCDDATADMLRPVAVEHGWSPEKVNKGGLRNAVQSLSVSASPNILFVDLSESGDPLNDINALAEVCEPGTIVIAAGAVNDVRLYRDLVASGIHDYLLKPFTVDQLRDTFAHAQMILSGPRGEAQADKPHVMAAVIGVRGGVGASTIATSLAWLLGEKARRSTALLDLDVHFGTGALALDLEPGRGLTDAIENPSRIDGLFIERAMVRANERLSVLSAEAPINQPLVTDGTAFFQLQEEMRNAFESTVLDLPRHMLIQYPHLVHDAHVAVVVAELTLAGTRDTIRVLAWLKSNAPQTKVVVVANGVPSGGALEISRKDFEQSIERPVDIAFPYDAKLAAQAAKLGKPLAEVASGKMAAPFNQLSSVVLSHASEEGAATESAAAAGAKSLVDNLKSMLSKPKDKAA; translated from the coding sequence ATGAACGCTCCGTTCCAGGCTCGCGCAGGTTTGCGTGATCCCTTCACCGCCTTCGTGTGCGACGATGCCACGGCGGACATGCTGCGCCCGGTTGCGGTCGAGCACGGCTGGTCGCCGGAGAAGGTCAACAAGGGCGGGCTGCGCAACGCGGTCCAGTCGCTCTCCGTCTCGGCGAGCCCGAACATCCTGTTCGTGGACCTCAGCGAGTCGGGCGATCCGCTCAACGACATCAACGCGCTCGCGGAAGTTTGCGAGCCGGGCACGATCGTCATCGCGGCCGGCGCGGTCAACGATGTCCGCCTCTATCGCGACCTCGTCGCGAGCGGCATCCACGACTATTTGCTGAAGCCCTTCACGGTTGACCAGCTGCGCGACACCTTTGCGCATGCGCAGATGATCCTGTCAGGACCGCGCGGCGAGGCTCAGGCCGACAAGCCGCACGTGATGGCCGCCGTCATTGGCGTCCGTGGCGGCGTCGGTGCTTCGACGATCGCAACGTCGCTGGCGTGGCTGCTTGGTGAGAAGGCGCGTCGTTCGACCGCCCTCCTCGACCTCGACGTCCACTTCGGCACAGGCGCGCTGGCACTCGACCTCGAGCCCGGCCGCGGCCTGACCGACGCCATCGAGAACCCAAGCCGCATCGACGGCTTGTTCATCGAGCGTGCGATGGTTCGCGCCAACGAGCGTCTGTCGGTTCTGTCGGCGGAAGCGCCGATCAACCAGCCGCTGGTCACCGACGGCACCGCTTTCTTCCAACTCCAGGAAGAGATGCGGAACGCCTTCGAATCCACCGTGCTCGACCTCCCGCGCCACATGCTGATTCAATATCCGCACTTGGTCCACGACGCGCACGTTGCCGTGGTGGTCGCCGAGCTCACGCTCGCCGGCACTCGCGACACGATCCGCGTACTCGCCTGGCTCAAGTCGAATGCGCCGCAGACCAAGGTTGTCGTCGTTGCCAACGGCGTCCCCTCGGGAGGTGCGCTCGAGATCAGCCGCAAGGACTTCGAACAGTCGATCGAGCGTCCGGTGGATATCGCCTTCCCGTACGACGCGAAGCTGGCCGCCCAGGCCGCCAAGCTCGGTAAGCCGCTTGCGGAAGTCGCCAGCGGGAAGATGGCTGCGCCGTTCAACCAACTGTCGAGCGTCGTTCTCAGTCATGCGAGCGAAGAAGGTGCTGCGACCGAGTCCGCGGCTGCGGCCGGGGCAAAGTCTCTCGTCGATAATCTGAAGTCGATGCTGAGCAAGCCCAAGGACAAAGCCGCCTAA
- a CDS encoding CpaD family pilus assembly protein gives MRSNFGLLMVATAALAGCGYTPHDLPDRGVEAVNVPVVTRADYVFDAAASGGMLSPVEKGRLDSWFRGLDLGYGDSIYVDAPGADAARYDVAQVAGNYGMLVQPGAPVTAGAVAPGSVRVVVTRARAEVPGCPNWRIPSQPNFQNRTTSNFGCGVNSALAQQIANPEDLLHGREGTTVVDPRTGTKAVNYYRSQAPTGTKGLEQVTTKGN, from the coding sequence ATGCGTTCGAACTTCGGTCTTCTGATGGTTGCCACGGCGGCGCTCGCCGGCTGCGGCTACACGCCGCACGATCTTCCCGATCGTGGCGTGGAAGCGGTCAATGTTCCGGTGGTGACCCGCGCCGACTATGTATTCGATGCGGCTGCCTCTGGCGGGATGCTTTCGCCCGTTGAAAAGGGCCGACTCGACAGCTGGTTCCGCGGTCTCGACCTCGGATATGGCGATTCGATCTACGTCGATGCGCCTGGCGCCGATGCGGCTCGATACGATGTCGCTCAGGTTGCGGGCAATTATGGCATGCTGGTCCAACCGGGTGCACCGGTCACGGCCGGTGCGGTTGCTCCCGGCAGCGTTCGCGTGGTCGTGACCCGCGCTCGCGCCGAGGTCCCGGGCTGCCCGAACTGGCGCATCCCGTCGCAGCCGAACTTCCAGAACCGCACGACTTCCAACTTCGGTTGCGGCGTCAACTCGGCTCTGGCCCAGCAGATCGCCAATCCGGAAGATCTTCTCCACGGCCGCGAGGGCACGACGGTTGTCGACCCGCGCACCGGCACCAAGGCGGTCAATTACTACCGCTCGCAGGCGCCGACCGGCACGAAGGGTCTTGAGCAAGTTACGACGAAGGGGAACTGA
- a CDS encoding type II and III secretion system protein family protein: MNTRNIESRARLGTAIAALALGLSAVAAEPAMAAQPKAYASGAYRPTQQVQLSVGEGQMINLPRSVASVWVSNPKVADVYVNNPHSINLFGKDFGDTTVIATSAGGEVVYGAQVKVSQNLPTINEVLRAAMPESDVRVMTVGQTAILSGTVASPEDAAFAQTLASSELNPGVDMSKDGAMCKVCVINRLRVATPLQVTLKVRVAEVSRDLLKQIGVNLFSTDSTSGFKFGIGQGTPAAGGNPFRVLSPIVGGGTLGAAGKLFGLDLTGALDLAETDGLVTILAEPTLTALSGETASFLAGGEFPIPVSQSLGAVTIEYKQYGVGLAFTPIVLQDGRISMRVRPEVSELSDAGSVNLNGYKVPALTTRRAETTVELGSGQSLMMAGLLRNTASNGLDKTPLLGDLPILGSLFRSTKFRRQETELVIIVTPYLVRPISGRMAMPIDGYRAPNDAERQLEGQVFKGVSGSPARVPAPAPGMAGGAAATAAPGFKL, encoded by the coding sequence ATGAACACTCGCAACATCGAAAGCCGGGCTCGCCTCGGCACGGCGATCGCAGCACTGGCCCTCGGCCTGAGTGCGGTCGCAGCCGAGCCGGCGATGGCGGCGCAGCCCAAGGCTTACGCTTCCGGCGCCTACCGCCCGACGCAGCAAGTGCAGCTGTCGGTTGGTGAAGGCCAAATGATCAACTTGCCGCGCAGCGTCGCGAGCGTCTGGGTCTCGAACCCGAAGGTCGCCGACGTCTACGTAAACAATCCTCACTCGATCAATCTTTTCGGTAAGGATTTCGGCGACACGACGGTGATCGCAACCAGCGCTGGCGGCGAAGTTGTCTACGGTGCGCAGGTCAAGGTCAGCCAGAACCTGCCGACCATCAATGAGGTTCTGCGCGCCGCGATGCCGGAGTCGGACGTTCGCGTCATGACCGTCGGTCAAACCGCGATCCTCAGCGGGACTGTCGCTTCGCCGGAAGATGCGGCCTTCGCGCAGACCCTTGCCTCGTCGGAGCTCAACCCGGGCGTCGATATGTCGAAAGACGGCGCAATGTGTAAGGTTTGCGTCATCAATCGCCTCCGCGTTGCAACACCGCTTCAGGTTACCCTGAAAGTTCGCGTCGCCGAGGTCAGCCGCGACCTGCTCAAGCAGATCGGGGTCAACCTCTTCTCGACCGACTCCACCAGCGGCTTCAAGTTCGGTATCGGACAGGGAACGCCCGCTGCTGGCGGGAACCCGTTCCGCGTACTCAGCCCGATCGTCGGCGGCGGCACCCTCGGTGCAGCCGGCAAGCTCTTTGGTCTCGACCTGACGGGCGCGCTCGACCTTGCCGAGACTGACGGCTTGGTCACGATCCTGGCTGAGCCGACTCTGACCGCGCTTTCGGGTGAAACCGCCAGCTTCCTGGCCGGCGGTGAGTTCCCGATCCCGGTGTCGCAGTCGCTTGGCGCGGTTACGATCGAGTACAAGCAGTACGGCGTTGGCCTCGCCTTCACACCGATCGTGCTTCAGGACGGCCGCATCTCGATGCGCGTTCGCCCGGAAGTCAGCGAACTGTCGGATGCCGGCAGCGTCAATCTCAACGGCTACAAGGTCCCTGCGCTGACCACGCGTCGCGCCGAGACGACCGTCGAGCTTGGCTCAGGCCAGAGCCTGATGATGGCCGGTTTGCTCCGCAACACCGCCTCGAATGGTCTCGATAAGACGCCGCTGCTTGGCGACTTGCCGATCCTTGGCTCGCTGTTCCGCTCGACGAAGTTCCGTCGTCAGGAAACTGAACTGGTGATCATCGTCACGCCGTACCTGGTGCGTCCGATTTCCGGCCGGATGGCAATGCCGATCGACGGCTATCGTGCCCCGAACGACGCTGAGCGCCAGCTCGAGGGCCAGGTTTTCAAGGGCGTTAGCGGCAGTCCCGCCCGCGTCCCGGCTCCCGCCCCCGGCATGGCCGGTGGTGCTGCCGCAACTGCTGCTCCGGGCTTCAAGCTGTGA
- the cpaB gene encoding Flp pilus assembly protein CpaB, with amino-acid sequence MDVKKIALLVGALVIAVVTAIMAKNMFAGAGAQQANAAPAAVPVGPKVLVAKKALPVGTIIDADSFSYQPWPKELMQSAYYIEGSPDANPQGLLGTVVRYAITAGQPVTRGSIVGPQDRGFLAAALGAGMRAVTVPVNASSSVAGFVFPGDHVDLMLTQQVEGGGQGPALKVTETIIRNVRVLATDQRVTDKDKDGKTEVRTFSNVTFEVTPRIAEKIAVAQSLGTLSLSLRSIADNTAELERAVAAGDVKVPAGTNPQQERQMLLAVANQPADSNTTFSTGGDVSRFQRRTVPAKQAQPQFADAMAGMGKALGQAIGSAAGGPKPVNNGVRVVRGNDAN; translated from the coding sequence ATGGATGTGAAGAAGATCGCTCTGCTCGTTGGAGCGCTGGTCATTGCGGTGGTTACCGCCATCATGGCCAAGAATATGTTCGCAGGTGCTGGAGCGCAGCAGGCTAATGCTGCGCCGGCTGCCGTCCCTGTCGGGCCAAAGGTGCTCGTCGCGAAGAAGGCGCTGCCCGTCGGCACGATCATCGACGCCGACAGCTTCTCCTATCAGCCTTGGCCGAAGGAGCTCATGCAGAGCGCCTATTACATCGAGGGCTCGCCCGACGCGAACCCGCAGGGCCTGCTTGGCACCGTCGTTCGCTATGCGATCACGGCCGGCCAGCCGGTCACTCGCGGTTCGATTGTTGGCCCTCAGGACCGTGGCTTCCTCGCTGCAGCCCTTGGTGCTGGCATGCGTGCCGTCACGGTTCCCGTGAACGCGTCGTCCAGCGTCGCTGGCTTCGTCTTCCCGGGCGACCACGTCGACCTCATGCTCACCCAGCAGGTTGAAGGCGGCGGCCAGGGTCCGGCCCTGAAGGTCACCGAAACCATCATCCGCAATGTCCGTGTCCTGGCGACCGACCAGCGCGTCACCGACAAGGACAAGGACGGCAAGACTGAGGTTCGCACCTTCTCGAACGTCACGTTCGAAGTCACGCCGCGCATCGCCGAGAAGATCGCCGTCGCGCAGAGCCTCGGCACGCTGTCCCTCTCGCTCCGTTCAATCGCCGACAACACGGCCGAACTCGAGCGCGCGGTTGCGGCCGGGGACGTCAAGGTCCCGGCGGGTACCAATCCGCAGCAGGAGCGTCAGATGCTGCTCGCAGTGGCCAACCAGCCGGCTGACAGCAACACGACCTTCTCGACCGGTGGCGACGTGTCGCGCTTTCAGCGCCGCACTGTCCCGGCCAAGCAGGCGCAGCCGCAGTTCGCGGATGCAATGGCTGGCATGGGCAAGGCCCTTGGCCAGGCGATCGGCTCTGCCGCCGGTGGTCCGAAGCCAGTGAACAATGGCGTCCGCGTCGTCCGCGGCAACGACGCCAACTGA
- a CDS encoding A24 family peptidase has translation MFNGAFTELLLIGLAALLVVAAVIDVRTFTISNRLNATVALLAPLYWLSIELAIWPGVAVQLAGGAAVFVLLAGAFYAGMMGGGDVKLAAALSLWLSPSAIIKFLVLMSLAGGVLTLVVLAWHRAKRREGRPEIPYGVAIAFGGLAILAQRFLNHFA, from the coding sequence ATGTTCAATGGGGCATTTACCGAGCTGCTTTTGATTGGCCTCGCCGCCTTGCTGGTGGTGGCGGCGGTCATCGACGTGCGCACGTTCACCATCTCCAACAGGCTGAACGCGACCGTGGCTTTGCTCGCCCCGCTCTATTGGCTGTCTATCGAACTGGCCATTTGGCCGGGCGTCGCGGTTCAACTGGCCGGCGGTGCAGCGGTATTCGTGCTGCTTGCTGGCGCTTTCTATGCCGGGATGATGGGAGGCGGTGACGTTAAGCTCGCTGCCGCTTTGTCGTTGTGGCTTTCACCTTCAGCAATAATCAAATTTCTTGTCCTGATGTCACTGGCCGGCGGAGTCCTGACTCTCGTCGTGCTCGCCTGGCACAGGGCAAAGCGCCGGGAGGGACGTCCAGAAATCCCATACGGTGTCGCGATCGCATTCGGCGGTCTCGCGATTCTCGCCCAACGCTTTCTTAACCATTTTGCCTGA